In Candidatus Sedimenticola sp. (ex Thyasira tokunagai), the following proteins share a genomic window:
- a CDS encoding 4Fe-4S binding protein, translated as MLRTLLTKINHEIRQPDVVADRCVHSLVDGAECNACVSVCPKKAWILDDEALGFDTSLCDGCGLCVPACPQGAIEKTVELEIKQSGDRQTLLCTCEPTQITEKDNLLPCIHSIGTQEILGLYSTGVREIAVTTEDCNQCERGTATRLKERLDLVNNALNYQGLDKIESRHLSRSEWLSQNKLLSCDVEGEQLSRRSFLGSLLTSGLESGVKRSCFTFSASTDFMPPGRLLPQSCSDTLWPYLPEIDQNLCSGCDVCAKACPHRAISLDSPEWATCYLIEPANCTGCGICHDLCDQDALSIHQWRIQDQHQLALATQRCHACGVIYHRPQEKAVGDESKCHICATHNHHSKLFQVLPN; from the coding sequence ATGCTCCGTACTCTTCTTACAAAGATCAACCATGAGATTCGTCAGCCCGACGTAGTTGCAGATCGTTGTGTGCACAGTCTGGTAGATGGTGCGGAGTGTAATGCCTGTGTTTCGGTTTGTCCGAAAAAAGCCTGGATACTGGATGATGAGGCACTGGGATTTGACACCTCCTTATGTGATGGTTGCGGTCTCTGTGTACCCGCATGCCCCCAAGGTGCTATTGAAAAAACTGTAGAGTTGGAAATCAAACAGTCTGGCGACAGGCAGACTCTTCTCTGTACCTGTGAACCTACGCAAATCACAGAAAAAGATAATCTCCTCCCGTGCATCCACTCCATAGGCACTCAGGAGATACTCGGGCTCTACAGCACTGGAGTGCGTGAGATTGCCGTTACCACCGAGGATTGCAATCAGTGTGAACGAGGGACCGCCACACGACTTAAAGAACGACTGGATTTGGTAAATAATGCCCTCAATTACCAAGGACTGGATAAGATAGAGTCACGCCACCTCTCCAGGAGCGAGTGGCTATCACAGAACAAGCTGCTCTCCTGTGATGTCGAGGGGGAGCAATTAAGTCGACGATCTTTCCTTGGTAGCCTCTTGACCTCAGGGCTTGAGTCGGGAGTAAAACGAAGCTGCTTTACATTCAGTGCATCGACTGACTTCATGCCACCAGGCCGTCTTCTGCCACAATCCTGCTCAGATACTCTCTGGCCCTATCTACCAGAGATTGACCAGAATCTATGCAGTGGCTGTGATGTCTGCGCAAAAGCCTGCCCACATAGGGCCATCTCTCTGGATAGCCCAGAGTGGGCTACATGCTATCTCATCGAACCGGCAAACTGCACGGGCTGTGGAATTTGCCACGATCTTTGCGATCAGGATGCGCTCTCTATACACCAATGGCGCATACAGGACCAACACCAACTTGCCTTGGCAACACAACGATGCCACGCTTGCGGCGTTATTTATCACCGTCCTCAAGAAAAAGCAGTTGGCGATGAGTCAAAATGCCATATCTGCGCCACACACAATCACCACAGCAAACTTTTTCAGGTACTACCTAACTAG
- a CDS encoding DUF1223 domain-containing protein — MTLERTDNSSYSNNFRVILFVIISALFYSMSTSAEVQHFSSGDRPVTLIELYTSQGCSSCPPAERWMGELKSDPRLWKEIIPVAYHVDYWDYIGWQDSFAKPEYSARQRSYRKEGVLSSVYTPGFVVNGEEWRGWFKQRPLPDGKRYPTQLQLELDGAAVRASYPLLKSHGKKLTLNIVVLGVGLNVDVVRGENSGKRLQQDFVVLEQHQLSSSSGYWEVGLPDIKPPSGGRLALAAWVSDDGSLKPLQAVGGWIKQETNLPHGPLVR; from the coding sequence ATGACGCTTGAAAGAACAGATAACAGCTCATATTCGAACAATTTTCGAGTGATTTTGTTTGTCATTATTTCGGCACTCTTCTACTCAATGAGTACCTCTGCAGAAGTGCAACATTTTAGTAGTGGTGACAGGCCGGTGACACTTATTGAGCTTTATACTTCACAGGGTTGCAGTAGCTGTCCACCGGCAGAGCGTTGGATGGGTGAGCTGAAGAGTGACCCTCGCCTATGGAAGGAGATTATTCCCGTTGCATATCATGTTGACTATTGGGACTACATCGGATGGCAGGACAGCTTTGCCAAGCCTGAGTACAGCGCACGGCAACGAAGTTACCGTAAGGAGGGGGTACTCAGTTCGGTCTATACACCTGGATTTGTAGTGAATGGTGAGGAGTGGCGTGGTTGGTTTAAGCAGCGCCCATTACCTGATGGCAAGCGCTATCCCACGCAGCTGCAACTGGAGTTAGACGGTGCCGCCGTTAGGGCGAGCTACCCTTTGCTAAAGTCACACGGCAAAAAACTGACCCTCAACATCGTTGTGTTGGGTGTTGGGCTTAATGTAGATGTCGTGCGGGGTGAGAATTCAGGCAAGCGGTTACAGCAGGACTTTGTCGTACTTGAACAGCACCAACTCTCATCATCAAGTGGATATTGGGAAGTTGGACTTCCAGACATCAAGCCCCCTTCAGGTGGGCGCTTGGCCCTTGCCGCCTGGGTGAGTGATGATGGAAGTTTGAAGCCACTCCAAGCCGTTGGTGGCTGGATTAAACAGGAAACGAACTTACCGCATGGCCCACTAGTTAGGTAG
- the msrB gene encoding peptide-methionine (R)-S-oxide reductase MsrB, with translation MAERVKLTKEMRESLSVATFAGGCFWCVESGFEQLPGVYEAVSGYSGGDDENPSYRRVAAGGTGHTEAVQVYYDSKIISYSGLLQGLWRMMDPTDSGGQFADRGSQYRPAIFYHNAEQKKLAEAARDKLTADGRYKKPVTIEVVPFTKFYNAEAHHQDYYRKNPIRYNFYTSNSGRYQFVDEVWGEERHVDFTRFKNDETEVGDKMATTEQYTKPAKAAIKEMLTPLQYHVTQEEGTERPFDNPYWDQKQPGIYVDIVTGEPLFSSTDKYKSGTGWPSFTRPIAADVVVEKTDRKLFSVRTEIRSRIGDSHLGHLFDDGPAPTGQRYCMNSAALRFVPELQMEADGYGEYLKLFSTITAEMPEQ, from the coding sequence ATGGCAGAGAGAGTGAAGCTGACAAAAGAGATGCGGGAGAGCCTGTCGGTGGCTACGTTTGCCGGTGGCTGTTTCTGGTGTGTGGAGTCAGGCTTTGAACAGTTACCCGGTGTTTACGAGGCGGTATCGGGCTACAGCGGTGGAGATGATGAAAACCCATCATACAGACGGGTTGCAGCAGGCGGGACCGGCCATACAGAGGCGGTTCAGGTCTATTACGACTCCAAAATCATCAGCTATTCCGGTCTGTTGCAGGGATTATGGCGGATGATGGATCCGACGGATTCGGGAGGACAGTTCGCAGATCGCGGCAGCCAGTATCGCCCGGCGATCTTCTACCACAATGCAGAGCAGAAAAAACTGGCTGAAGCTGCCAGAGATAAATTGACTGCCGATGGTCGCTATAAGAAACCGGTCACCATTGAGGTAGTCCCCTTTACCAAGTTCTACAATGCAGAAGCGCATCATCAGGACTATTACAGGAAGAACCCTATTCGCTATAATTTCTACACCTCTAACTCAGGGCGCTATCAGTTCGTTGATGAAGTTTGGGGTGAGGAACGCCATGTTGATTTCACCAGATTCAAGAATGATGAGACTGAGGTAGGTGATAAAATGGCGACAACCGAGCAATACACCAAGCCCGCAAAGGCAGCAATAAAAGAGATGCTGACCCCACTCCAGTATCATGTAACCCAGGAGGAGGGCACGGAGCGCCCCTTTGACAACCCCTACTGGGATCAGAAGCAGCCGGGCATCTATGTGGATATCGTCACCGGCGAACCCCTTTTCTCCTCCACCGACAAGTACAAATCAGGAACCGGCTGGCCCAGCTTCACCCGCCCCATTGCCGCAGATGTGGTGGTGGAAAAAACGGATCGAAAACTGTTCTCCGTACGTACTGAGATACGTAGCCGTATCGGTGACTCCCACCTTGGGCATCTCTTCGATGATGGCCCGGCACCGACCGGCCAACGCTACTGTATGAACTCGGCTGCATTGCGTTTTGTCCCGGAGTTACAGATGGAGGCTGATGGTTATGGAGAATACCTGAAGCTATTCTCTACCATAACCGCTGAGATGCCTGAACAGTGA